The following coding sequences lie in one Oncorhynchus masou masou isolate Uvic2021 chromosome 20, UVic_Omas_1.1, whole genome shotgun sequence genomic window:
- the si:dkey-27h10.2 gene encoding uncharacterized protein si:dkey-27h10.2 isoform X1, producing the protein MDKIQLTFPCLTVLLGLVLASTTTAQTQPVNTTVNQPTSASDQANNTATPGHTTTVDNNNLTLSAITPSLPDLIFDNVPITNSTGRLNHTVTTPLKTSSDASPGPTSWPSPMDVSTSKPPAEASSTTASTSATSTTENRGLAGTAQPKPSARKSPHIGLIIFIVIIITACVLGAACFFTKKTSRRYSVDLRDRHEDLPLSAADPDAVFDNSSTQKGMDTFTTVDLNCTEVLVKGSEGERADSEKISDYPPHASPVDKPDDGAPGDVAPAGETDDENTVSNKTSMESVEANKNNNNTSITARIASTTPRGRAMTSSFSEVPLDNPV; encoded by the exons ATGGACAAAATACAGTTGACTTTTCCCTGTCTGACTGTCCTTTTGG GTCTCGTCCTGGCTTCTACCACCACAGCCCAGACACAGCCAGTCAATACCACTGTAAACCAGCCCACCTCAGCCTCCGAccaagccaacaacacagccactcCAGGACATACCACGACTGTAGACAACAATAATTTAACATTATCCGCCATAACCCCAAGCCTTCCTGATCTCATTTTTGATAACGTCCCTATAACCAATTCCACCGGGAGGCTTAACCACACGGTAACCACACCACTGAAGACCAGTTCAG ATGCCTCTCCAGGACCGACATCCTGGCCCTCACCAATGGATGTCTCTACATCAAAGCCCCCAGCAGAGGCCAGCAGCACCACTGCTAGCACTTCTGCTACTAGCACCACCGAGAATAGAG GTTTGGCGGGAACTGCTCAACCAAAACCCTCTGCGAGAAAATCGCCCCACATTG GATTGATCATCTTTATTGTGATCATCATCACTGCCTGTGTGCTTGGAGCAGCATGCTTCTTTACTAAGAAGACATCAAGG AGGTACTCTGTAGATCTCCGAGACAGGCATGAGGATCTGCCTCTGAGTGCTGCGGATCCCGACGCCGTGTTTGACAACTCCTCCACACAGAAGG GGATGGACACCTTTACCACCGTGGATCTCAACTGCACCGAGGTCCTGGTTAAGggaagtgagggagaaagag CAGATAGTGAAAAAATCTCTGACTACCCACCTCATGCCAGCCCTGTGGACAAACCTGATGATGGGGCCCCTGGAGATGTGGCCCCAGCGGGGGAGACTGATGACGAGAACACTGTCTCCAATAAGACCTCAATGGAGTCAGTGGAGGCcaacaagaacaacaacaacaccagcaTCACTGCCAGGATCGCTTCAACAACTCCAAGAG GACGGGCCATGACCAGCAGCTTCTCTGAGGTTCCTCTGGACAACCCGGTCTAA
- the si:dkey-27h10.2 gene encoding uncharacterized protein si:dkey-27h10.2 isoform X2: MDKIQLTFPCLTVLLGLVLASTTTAQTQPVNTTVNQPTSASDQANNTATPGHTTTVDNNNLTLSAITPSLPDLIFDNVPITNSTGRLNHTVTTPLKTSSDASPGPTSWPSPMDVSTSKPPAEASSTTASTSATSTTENRGLAGTAQPKPSARKSPHIGLIIFIVIIITACVLGAACFFTKKTSRRYSVDLRDRHEDLPLSAADPDAVFDNSSTQKGMDTFTTVDLNCTEVLVKGSEGERDSEKISDYPPHASPVDKPDDGAPGDVAPAGETDDENTVSNKTSMESVEANKNNNNTSITARIASTTPRGRAMTSSFSEVPLDNPV; the protein is encoded by the exons ATGGACAAAATACAGTTGACTTTTCCCTGTCTGACTGTCCTTTTGG GTCTCGTCCTGGCTTCTACCACCACAGCCCAGACACAGCCAGTCAATACCACTGTAAACCAGCCCACCTCAGCCTCCGAccaagccaacaacacagccactcCAGGACATACCACGACTGTAGACAACAATAATTTAACATTATCCGCCATAACCCCAAGCCTTCCTGATCTCATTTTTGATAACGTCCCTATAACCAATTCCACCGGGAGGCTTAACCACACGGTAACCACACCACTGAAGACCAGTTCAG ATGCCTCTCCAGGACCGACATCCTGGCCCTCACCAATGGATGTCTCTACATCAAAGCCCCCAGCAGAGGCCAGCAGCACCACTGCTAGCACTTCTGCTACTAGCACCACCGAGAATAGAG GTTTGGCGGGAACTGCTCAACCAAAACCCTCTGCGAGAAAATCGCCCCACATTG GATTGATCATCTTTATTGTGATCATCATCACTGCCTGTGTGCTTGGAGCAGCATGCTTCTTTACTAAGAAGACATCAAGG AGGTACTCTGTAGATCTCCGAGACAGGCATGAGGATCTGCCTCTGAGTGCTGCGGATCCCGACGCCGTGTTTGACAACTCCTCCACACAGAAGG GGATGGACACCTTTACCACCGTGGATCTCAACTGCACCGAGGTCCTGGTTAAGggaagtgagggagaaagag ATAGTGAAAAAATCTCTGACTACCCACCTCATGCCAGCCCTGTGGACAAACCTGATGATGGGGCCCCTGGAGATGTGGCCCCAGCGGGGGAGACTGATGACGAGAACACTGTCTCCAATAAGACCTCAATGGAGTCAGTGGAGGCcaacaagaacaacaacaacaccagcaTCACTGCCAGGATCGCTTCAACAACTCCAAGAG GACGGGCCATGACCAGCAGCTTCTCTGAGGTTCCTCTGGACAACCCGGTCTAA